A genome region from Flavobacterium sp. includes the following:
- a CDS encoding Glu/Leu/Phe/Val dehydrogenase encodes MDATFTTGKELQKMDPVFGQLSFDDHEQIVFCNDKDTGLKAIIGIHNSVMGPALGGTRMWNYNTEWEALNDVLRLSRGMTFKSAITGLNIGGGKAVIIGDAKTQKTPELMRKFGEFVHSLSGRYITAEDVGMETKDMDTVRDVTPYVTGISEERGGSGNPSPVTAYGVYLGMKAAAKSQFGSDVLDGKKVLVQGIGHVGETLVEYLTKEGAQVTITDINEEKLYQVASKYNATIYTGEDLYTADVDIYAPCAMGATINTNTVDKIKAKVIAGAANNQLADENVHGARLQERGILYAPDFLINAGGIINVYAELANYGKAEIISKTENIYNTTLEIIDFAAKNNITTHKAALTIAQNRIDARKLENAAKK; translated from the coding sequence ATGGATGCAACTTTCACAACTGGAAAGGAACTTCAAAAAATGGATCCTGTTTTTGGTCAATTATCTTTTGACGATCACGAACAAATTGTATTTTGCAATGACAAAGATACAGGTTTAAAAGCAATTATTGGTATTCATAATTCGGTTATGGGGCCAGCTTTGGGAGGAACCAGAATGTGGAATTATAACACAGAATGGGAAGCTTTAAACGATGTTTTACGCCTTTCAAGAGGTATGACGTTTAAATCTGCCATTACTGGACTTAATATTGGTGGAGGTAAAGCTGTAATTATTGGCGATGCTAAAACACAAAAAACACCTGAATTAATGCGTAAGTTTGGTGAATTTGTTCATTCACTAAGCGGAAGATATATTACAGCTGAAGATGTTGGTATGGAAACTAAAGACATGGACACTGTAAGAGATGTAACGCCTTATGTTACCGGAATCTCTGAAGAAAGAGGCGGATCTGGAAATCCATCTCCTGTAACAGCTTACGGAGTTTATTTAGGAATGAAAGCAGCTGCTAAAAGTCAGTTTGGATCTGATGTTTTAGATGGCAAAAAAGTTTTGGTTCAGGGAATTGGTCACGTAGGTGAAACTTTAGTTGAATATTTAACTAAAGAAGGAGCGCAGGTTACAATTACTGATATCAACGAAGAAAAATTATATCAGGTTGCTTCAAAATACAATGCGACAATTTATACTGGCGAAGATTTATATACTGCTGATGTTGATATCTATGCGCCTTGTGCAATGGGAGCAACAATCAATACTAATACAGTTGACAAAATTAAAGCGAAAGTTATTGCCGGAGCAGCAAACAACCAATTAGCTGATGAAAATGTTCACGGTGCAAGATTACAGGAAAGAGGAATTTTATACGCTCCTGATTTCTTAATCAACGCTGGTGGAATTATCAATGTTTATGCTGAATTGGCAAACTACGGTAAAGCCGAAATCATTAGTAAAACTGAAAATATCTATAACACTACTTTAGAAATTATAGATTTTGCTGCCAAAAATAATATTACAACTCATAAAGCGGCTCTTACAATTGCTCAAAATCGTATCGATGCGAGAAAATTAGAAAACGCTGCTAAGAAGTAA